Proteins encoded within one genomic window of Amycolatopsis nigrescens CSC17Ta-90:
- a CDS encoding class I SAM-dependent methyltransferase → MTTTTESVTSVMALSVQSEGVFPKAIGGAQDEPGSALDLEMLLAGEIMLHEHDPGNAESEFRELRASPVPADVEDVLEDLRDRYPNRLFLVHRGSLIAFDEEQNPIADLTELSRETRQVLRCAGMQQGLVQAGRPPEFGELLDRMARRGFVAPAPGALDWGHLRRLKPICPAFGFSRGTPIDRYYLDEFIEEIRGQVIGDVLEIGGRDGNRETYGFDGATTYRSLDISEAPGVSVVGDAADPHVVPASSQDAVIAFNVLEHTPRPWRIVDNMHRWLRPGGTAFCMVPSAQRLHRAPEDYWRPLPAAMREMFADWSEIRPYQYGNPLTTIAAFLGIAADELSPAELGDRHPDYPVATCIVARK, encoded by the coding sequence ATGACCACCACAACTGAATCTGTCACGTCGGTGATGGCACTGTCGGTCCAGTCCGAAGGAGTCTTCCCGAAGGCGATCGGCGGAGCGCAGGACGAGCCAGGCTCAGCATTGGATCTGGAGATGTTGCTCGCCGGCGAAATAATGCTGCACGAGCACGATCCGGGTAATGCGGAATCGGAATTCCGGGAGCTGCGCGCATCGCCGGTTCCCGCCGATGTTGAGGATGTGCTGGAAGACCTTCGCGACAGATATCCGAACCGGTTGTTCCTCGTGCACCGGGGTTCGCTCATCGCTTTCGACGAGGAGCAGAATCCCATCGCCGACCTGACGGAACTCAGCAGGGAGACCCGCCAGGTGCTGCGTTGTGCGGGGATGCAGCAGGGCCTCGTGCAGGCTGGCCGGCCACCCGAGTTCGGCGAACTGCTCGACCGGATGGCCCGGCGCGGCTTCGTCGCACCGGCACCGGGTGCTCTCGACTGGGGGCACTTGCGCAGGCTGAAGCCGATCTGCCCGGCGTTCGGGTTCAGCCGCGGCACCCCGATCGATCGGTACTACCTGGACGAGTTCATCGAGGAGATTCGTGGCCAGGTGATCGGCGATGTGCTCGAAATCGGTGGCCGGGACGGCAATCGGGAAACCTATGGATTCGACGGTGCGACCACGTATCGCAGCCTGGACATCAGCGAAGCACCTGGAGTATCGGTGGTGGGCGACGCGGCGGATCCGCACGTCGTGCCGGCGAGTTCGCAGGACGCCGTGATCGCCTTCAACGTGCTGGAACACACGCCGCGACCGTGGCGGATCGTCGACAACATGCACCGCTGGCTGCGGCCGGGCGGGACCGCGTTCTGCATGGTGCCCAGCGCGCAGCGCCTCCACCGCGCCCCCGAGGACTACTGGCGGCCACTGCCAGCAGCCATGCGGGAGATGTTCGCGGACTGGTCGGAGATCCGGCCGTACCAGTACGGAAACCCGCTCACCACGATCGCGGCTTTTCTGGGCATCGCGGCCGACGAGCTTTCCCCCGCCGAACTGGGAGACCGTCATCCGGACTACCCGGTGGCCACTTGCATCGTCGCTCGGAAGTGA
- a CDS encoding S-ribosylhomocysteine lyase has translation MADLDHRFVAPPYLRLTDRRKTSAGLVFVWHLRVAQPNIAQISTDTVHSLEHFIGDYLYNTSDDIITVAPMGCQTGFYIATSIEDYDELATLLAGVLERVLEADAVPHADPVHCGWAANHSLGGAQIAAAWLLGRQAEWADPGPDAREV, from the coding sequence ATGGCTGACCTCGACCACCGTTTCGTGGCCCCGCCCTACCTGCGGCTCACCGACCGCCGCAAGACCTCCGCCGGGCTGGTGTTCGTCTGGCATCTCCGCGTCGCGCAGCCGAACATCGCCCAGATCTCGACCGACACGGTGCACTCGCTCGAGCACTTCATCGGCGACTACCTGTACAACACGTCCGACGACATCATCACCGTCGCGCCGATGGGGTGCCAGACCGGCTTCTACATCGCGACCAGTATCGAGGACTACGACGAGCTGGCGACGCTGTTGGCCGGTGTGCTCGAACGGGTTCTCGAAGCCGATGCGGTGCCCCACGCCGATCCGGTCCACTGCGGGTGGGCTGCCAACCACTCCCTCGGCGGGGCGCAGATCGCCGCCGCCTGGCTGCTCGGCCGCCAGGCCGAGTGGGCCGATCCCGGCCCGGACGCGCGTGAGGTCTAG
- a CDS encoding macrolide family glycosyltransferase: MIGSTGPSHIYPSLEIIRELVARGHRVTYAIGEPLVGLVADTGAEPVAHPTILPPSKEAIWSENPIDAKRVFLDEAIAAFGHLTAYYDEDPPSLLLFDIGGMGGPLLGKRYGIPAVRLSPTHVAWKGFEHEPDMAKVIEFMYNSPSGKDFLAVLERWLTDNGVQQEGVDWLTDPGECLSLIPKAMQPCADRIPSSVRFVGPCLAPARLADRSWTPPASGKRVLLVSFGTTYNDKLEIYRACVDAFTGSDWHVVMVVGQHVDPAELGPLPDSFEVHRSVSQLAVLAAASAFVTHAGMGSCTEALWFGVPMVAVPQAADQPRNAATLVELGVGKHLPAEEVTAPALRSAVTEMADSPEVAARLAELSAQARAQGGIDKAVAAIEAYLE, from the coding sequence ATGATCGGCAGCACCGGGCCGAGCCACATCTACCCCTCCCTGGAGATCATCCGCGAACTGGTGGCCAGGGGGCACCGGGTGACCTACGCCATCGGCGAGCCACTTGTCGGCCTTGTCGCCGATACCGGGGCCGAACCCGTTGCCCACCCGACGATCCTGCCGCCCAGCAAGGAGGCGATCTGGTCGGAGAACCCCATCGACGCCAAGCGGGTGTTCCTCGACGAGGCCATCGCGGCCTTCGGCCACCTCACCGCCTACTACGACGAGGACCCGCCCAGCCTGCTGCTCTTCGACATCGGCGGGATGGGAGGGCCGTTGCTGGGCAAGCGCTACGGCATACCGGCGGTCCGGCTCTCCCCGACCCACGTCGCTTGGAAGGGCTTCGAGCATGAGCCGGACATGGCCAAGGTCATCGAGTTCATGTACAACTCACCGTCCGGAAAGGACTTCCTGGCCGTACTCGAACGGTGGTTGACAGACAACGGGGTCCAGCAGGAAGGGGTGGACTGGCTGACCGACCCCGGGGAGTGCCTTTCCCTGATTCCGAAGGCGATGCAGCCGTGCGCCGACCGCATCCCGTCCTCGGTGCGCTTCGTCGGGCCGTGCCTGGCCCCGGCGCGGCTCGCCGATCGCAGTTGGACACCACCGGCGAGCGGGAAACGGGTGCTGCTGGTGTCTTTCGGCACGACGTACAACGACAAGCTCGAGATCTACCGGGCCTGCGTCGATGCCTTCACCGGTTCGGACTGGCATGTCGTCATGGTGGTCGGTCAGCACGTGGACCCGGCCGAGCTCGGCCCGTTGCCGGACTCGTTCGAGGTGCATCGCAGCGTGTCGCAGCTCGCGGTGCTCGCGGCCGCGTCCGCGTTCGTCACGCATGCCGGGATGGGTAGCTGCACGGAGGCGTTGTGGTTCGGCGTGCCGATGGTGGCGGTCCCGCAGGCTGCTGACCAGCCCCGCAACGCGGCCACGCTGGTGGAGCTCGGAGTGGGCAAGCACCTGCCGGCCGAGGAGGTGACAGCACCGGCACTGCGCTCGGCCGTGACCGAGATGGCGGATTCCCCGGAGGTCGCCGCGCGGCTGGCCGAACTGTCGGCCCAGGCACGGGCGCAGGGCGGTATTGACAAGGCCGTGGCCGCCATTGAGGCCTATTTGGAGTAG
- a CDS encoding phthiocerol/phthiodiolone dimycocerosyl transferase family protein, producing the protein MLSRYLDTLEMANLAGRAGGLVNGLVIEGHGRIEEDLLQRAFELLSAEYPLLRGRIAWDDGGVLMCVPEGATVRFECYGMPEWDDFNDVHSGWDSAELLSRLVLARDGERFAVAFFTDHVIADGRNKVALNNRLWQFYVRLAAREAVSVRPAGSLPEAPSKVLRQRFRDRSTAGTAAREPEQPDYKERDDVHREIPGRILLSEAQSARLQDAARTHGLTVHAYICGVVLAVQRGLLAERVGAARMICSSAIDLRGRVEPPVGSTEVTNFSLLHHTKLDVAAGSDPAGLGREFKSEFDAALARHEPQHDLLNLAESRHRIWGGEPPAESAALAIVTNVGDITPPVADSGVKITDVYLTRPRDRAFSYPIYGIHTINGRISVKYCLPSGAFTQETAGELEAAIVRGLEGWA; encoded by the coding sequence ATGCTGAGCCGCTATCTCGACACCCTGGAAATGGCCAATCTGGCCGGACGTGCCGGCGGGCTGGTCAACGGGCTGGTCATCGAGGGGCACGGCCGGATCGAGGAGGACCTCCTCCAGCGGGCGTTCGAACTGCTGTCGGCGGAGTACCCGTTGCTGCGCGGGCGGATCGCGTGGGACGACGGCGGGGTACTGATGTGCGTGCCCGAAGGCGCTACGGTCAGGTTCGAGTGCTACGGGATGCCGGAGTGGGACGACTTCAACGATGTGCACAGCGGCTGGGACTCGGCGGAGCTGCTGTCGCGGCTCGTCCTCGCACGTGACGGGGAGCGGTTCGCGGTGGCGTTCTTCACCGACCATGTCATCGCCGACGGCCGGAACAAGGTTGCGCTGAACAACCGGCTGTGGCAGTTCTATGTGCGGCTGGCGGCTCGGGAGGCGGTCTCCGTGCGGCCGGCCGGATCATTGCCGGAGGCACCGTCGAAGGTGTTGCGGCAGCGGTTCCGGGACCGGTCCACGGCCGGAACCGCGGCGCGGGAACCGGAACAGCCGGACTACAAGGAACGTGACGACGTCCACCGGGAGATCCCGGGCCGGATCCTGCTGTCCGAGGCGCAGTCCGCGCGGCTGCAGGACGCGGCGCGGACGCACGGGCTGACCGTGCACGCGTACATCTGCGGTGTCGTGCTCGCGGTCCAACGCGGCCTGCTGGCCGAACGCGTTGGAGCAGCGCGGATGATCTGCAGTTCGGCGATCGATCTGCGCGGCCGGGTCGAACCTCCGGTCGGTTCGACCGAGGTGACGAACTTCAGCCTCCTGCACCACACCAAACTCGACGTCGCGGCCGGTAGCGACCCGGCGGGCCTCGGTCGCGAGTTCAAGAGCGAGTTCGACGCGGCGCTGGCGCGGCACGAGCCCCAGCACGATCTGCTGAACCTGGCCGAGTCGCGCCACCGCATCTGGGGCGGCGAGCCGCCGGCCGAAAGCGCGGCGCTGGCGATCGTCACCAACGTCGGAGACATCACGCCGCCGGTGGCGGATTCCGGGGTGAAGATCACCGACGTGTACCTGACCCGGCCACGCGACCGGGCCTTCAGCTACCCCATTTACGGTATTCACACGATCAACGGCCGGATCAGCGTCAAGTACTGCCTGCCCTCCGGCGCCTTCACCCAGGAGACCGCGGGTGAACTGGAGGCCGCCATCGTGCGTGGGCTGGAAGGATGGGCATGA
- a CDS encoding sedoheptulose 7-phosphate cyclase, with protein sequence MALTMLPDGAWSVTAKQVVEYAVRPVPNVLNGTFEIPGPDSAECDLLGRTPAGSMRRLVVVDREVMRLYGRQVRGFLDRHGIEYRLLVLPGGEATKTMRTVLRVCRELDDFGIARRSEPVIVFGGGVLNDVVGMAASIYRRGIERIVYGTTLVALVDATVGAKTASDHNGFKNRLGTYRPARLVIADRSFLATQERRRLSDGLAEILKLGIVCDKSLFELLEDYGGLVLDERFQAATPTADAAATQIIEDGIKVMLTELHENLWEGELARATYFGHTWSPKVEMEALRRSRSPLAWRRRRWLLHGEAVALDMLLSVSIACSRGLISESELDRIVAVVRQLDLPTWDPLLDEPAILAAGLEDSVRHRDGEQLAPLPESIGSVTYANDITPAEVTAAVDWMRSLRKSDNRETRHG encoded by the coding sequence ATGGCTCTGACGATGTTGCCGGACGGCGCATGGTCCGTCACGGCGAAGCAAGTCGTCGAGTACGCGGTCCGTCCGGTCCCCAACGTGCTGAACGGTACGTTCGAGATACCCGGGCCGGACAGTGCCGAGTGCGACCTGCTGGGCCGCACCCCGGCGGGGTCGATGCGCCGCCTCGTGGTCGTCGACCGCGAGGTGATGCGGCTGTACGGCAGGCAGGTGCGCGGCTTCCTCGACCGGCACGGGATCGAGTACCGGCTGCTCGTCCTGCCCGGCGGCGAAGCCACCAAGACGATGCGGACGGTCCTCCGGGTCTGCCGGGAGCTGGACGACTTCGGGATCGCCCGGCGCAGCGAGCCGGTCATCGTGTTCGGCGGCGGGGTGCTCAACGACGTGGTCGGCATGGCGGCCAGCATCTACCGCCGCGGCATCGAGCGGATCGTTTACGGCACCACGCTGGTGGCCCTTGTCGACGCGACCGTGGGGGCCAAGACGGCGAGCGACCACAACGGATTCAAGAACCGGCTGGGCACCTACCGCCCTGCCCGGCTGGTGATCGCCGACCGCAGTTTCCTCGCCACCCAGGAGCGCCGCCGGCTCTCCGACGGGCTGGCCGAGATCCTCAAGCTCGGGATCGTCTGCGACAAGAGCCTCTTCGAGCTGCTCGAAGACTACGGCGGGCTGGTGCTGGACGAACGGTTCCAGGCGGCGACGCCGACCGCGGACGCGGCCGCGACCCAGATCATCGAAGACGGCATCAAGGTGATGCTGACCGAGCTGCACGAAAACCTGTGGGAAGGCGAACTCGCCCGCGCCACCTACTTCGGCCACACGTGGTCGCCGAAGGTGGAGATGGAGGCGCTGCGCCGGTCCCGCAGTCCCCTGGCGTGGCGACGCCGCCGCTGGCTGCTGCACGGCGAAGCGGTGGCACTGGACATGCTGCTCAGCGTGTCGATCGCCTGTTCACGCGGGCTCATCTCGGAGAGCGAGCTCGACCGCATCGTCGCCGTTGTCCGGCAGCTGGACCTGCCGACCTGGGATCCCCTGCTGGACGAGCCCGCGATCCTGGCCGCCGGCCTGGAGGACTCGGTGCGGCATCGCGACGGCGAGCAGCTGGCACCGCTGCCCGAGTCCATCGGGAGCGTGACCTATGCGAACGACATCACCCCGGCCGAGGTGACCGCCGCGGTCGACTGGATGCGCTCGCTCAGGAAATCCGACAACAGGGAGACTCGGCATGGCTGA
- a CDS encoding HNH endonuclease → MDRDQACELLKDIQVIQEQKCKLEAEQLRLVARLNEVEERTRGVPAELALGLAVTENMAGKQIALAEALATRLPKTLQAMESGVIDGYKASKIFDATAVLSDEKAREVDAVMSERLAGKNPSSLRRAVNRVVARIDPNGYAARTRRRRLDRKVELVHQGEGMTTLIVDLPVEVGTAIYARTDREAHALKVAGEPRTLDQLRADVLADRCLRERGTPRNPKADVYLYVDLTTLAGLNDNYAELTGSGPIPAWLAKEIAYNPGSTWRRIITDPATGLPVDVGRSSYRPPAALDRFIRIRDRECCHPGCHRPAQLADLDHTTDWAHGGPTKTNLRGYCKRHHKLKDQPGWTHTDHTITTPAKATYTT, encoded by the coding sequence ATGGATAGGGACCAGGCTTGTGAGTTGTTGAAGGACATTCAGGTTATTCAGGAACAGAAATGCAAGTTGGAGGCGGAGCAGCTTCGGCTGGTGGCGCGGTTGAATGAGGTGGAAGAAAGAACCAGAGGGGTGCCAGCCGAGTTGGCGCTTGGGCTGGCGGTCACCGAGAACATGGCCGGTAAGCAGATCGCGCTCGCTGAGGCGTTGGCGACACGGCTGCCGAAGACGTTGCAGGCCATGGAATCCGGGGTCATCGACGGGTACAAAGCCTCCAAGATCTTCGACGCCACCGCCGTGCTCTCCGACGAGAAGGCCCGTGAAGTCGACGCGGTGATGAGCGAACGGCTGGCGGGCAAAAACCCCTCCAGTCTGCGGCGGGCCGTGAACCGAGTGGTCGCCCGAATCGACCCGAACGGATACGCCGCCCGCACCCGACGCCGCCGACTGGACCGCAAAGTCGAACTGGTGCACCAAGGCGAAGGCATGACCACCCTCATCGTCGATCTACCCGTCGAAGTCGGCACAGCGATCTACGCCCGCACCGATCGTGAAGCCCATGCGCTGAAGGTCGCCGGCGAACCCCGCACACTGGACCAACTTCGGGCCGATGTGCTCGCGGATCGATGTCTCCGCGAACGCGGCACACCCCGCAACCCGAAGGCCGACGTGTACCTCTATGTCGACCTCACCACCCTGGCCGGTTTGAACGACAACTACGCCGAACTCACCGGCTCCGGACCCATCCCCGCCTGGCTGGCCAAGGAAATCGCCTACAACCCCGGCTCCACCTGGCGCCGCATCATCACCGACCCTGCCACTGGTCTCCCCGTGGATGTCGGCCGCAGCAGCTACCGACCACCCGCAGCACTCGACCGCTTTATCCGCATCCGCGACCGCGAATGCTGCCACCCCGGCTGCCACCGACCAGCCCAACTAGCCGACCTCGACCACACCACCGACTGGGCACACGGCGGACCCACCAAAACCAACCTCCGCGGCTACTGCAAACGCCACCACAAACTCAAAGACCAACCCGGCTGGACCCACACCGACCACACCATCACCACCCCAGCCAAAGCCACCTACACCACCTAA
- a CDS encoding aldo/keto reductase translates to MQYRPLGRTGLQTSVVSFGAAPLGDMFGPVDDAAGIATVRRALDLGINFFDTSPYYGNGLSEQRLGKALAGRRGEVLIGTKSGRFGDQDFDYRPARIRESLETSLRLLRTDYVDIFQLHDIEFTKLDPVFEDTHAELVQLRAEGKCRFIGMTGYPMQTLRRAVAETELDTVLSYAHYTLLNTRLATELRPLCEQRGTAPINAAAVAVGLLTPAGTRLPNHPAGPAVTAAASRVARYCGERGLDVAFLANQFAIQRSGCPTTVVGTTKTDHLESAVRAASTPLDEPLLAEVLALTADVRDRSWTSGLPENNG, encoded by the coding sequence GTGCAGTACCGCCCGCTGGGCCGAACCGGGTTGCAGACCTCCGTCGTGTCCTTCGGCGCCGCGCCGCTGGGCGACATGTTCGGCCCGGTCGACGACGCCGCCGGGATCGCGACCGTCCGACGGGCACTCGACCTGGGGATCAACTTCTTCGACACGTCCCCGTACTACGGAAACGGCCTTTCCGAGCAGCGGCTGGGCAAGGCGCTCGCCGGCCGCCGGGGCGAGGTGCTGATCGGCACCAAGTCCGGCAGGTTCGGCGACCAGGACTTCGACTACCGCCCCGCGCGAATCCGCGAAAGCCTCGAAACGAGCCTCCGGCTGCTGCGGACCGACTACGTGGACATCTTCCAGCTGCACGACATCGAGTTCACCAAGCTCGACCCCGTGTTCGAGGACACCCATGCCGAGTTGGTGCAGCTTCGCGCCGAGGGAAAGTGCCGCTTCATCGGCATGACCGGGTACCCGATGCAAACCCTGCGGCGCGCCGTCGCGGAGACGGAGTTGGACACGGTCCTCTCGTACGCGCACTACACGCTGCTCAACACGCGGCTGGCGACCGAGCTACGCCCGCTGTGCGAGCAGCGCGGCACCGCCCCGATCAATGCCGCCGCGGTCGCCGTCGGGCTGCTCACCCCGGCCGGCACCCGGTTGCCGAACCATCCCGCCGGCCCGGCCGTCACGGCCGCGGCCTCGCGAGTGGCCAGGTACTGCGGCGAACGTGGCCTCGATGTCGCCTTCCTGGCCAACCAGTTCGCCATCCAACGCAGTGGCTGCCCGACCACCGTCGTCGGCACGACGAAGACCGACCACCTGGAGAGCGCGGTACGCGCCGCGAGCACGCCGCTGGACGAGCCGCTGCTGGCCGAGGTACTGGCGCTGACGGCCGATGTCCGCGACCGCTCCTGGACGAGCGGGCTTCCCGAGAACAACGGTTGA
- a CDS encoding SDR family NAD(P)-dependent oxidoreductase yields MSQLEGRVALVTGSSRGIGRAVALKLSSAGARVVVNGTDTAAVKETIASVEAGGGVAVSCVGDITQDGFPQRFVDTAVEAFGGVDIVVNNAGFAWDSVIQKMSDQQWHRVLDVHLGAPFRILRAAQPVISAAAKGEIRDHGIARCRKVVNVSALAGVTGNAGQINYAAAKAGLAGLTRTLCKEWGRYNVTVNTVAFGLVVTRASRPMDHADNKVPTMDAAGKPLPTGVNPELLATLRANIPLGRMGTVEEAAGAVYLFCSPESDYISGETVNCGGGLLI; encoded by the coding sequence GTCACCGGGTCGAGCCGCGGCATCGGGCGGGCCGTGGCGCTGAAGCTGAGCTCGGCCGGTGCGCGGGTGGTGGTGAACGGCACGGACACCGCCGCGGTCAAGGAAACCATCGCGTCCGTGGAAGCCGGGGGCGGCGTGGCCGTTTCGTGCGTTGGCGACATCACGCAGGACGGCTTCCCGCAACGCTTCGTGGACACCGCGGTCGAGGCCTTCGGCGGGGTCGACATCGTGGTGAACAACGCCGGGTTCGCCTGGGACTCGGTCATCCAGAAGATGAGCGACCAGCAGTGGCACCGGGTGCTCGACGTGCACCTGGGTGCCCCGTTCCGGATCCTCCGCGCGGCCCAGCCGGTGATCAGCGCGGCGGCGAAGGGCGAGATCCGGGACCACGGCATCGCACGCTGCCGCAAAGTGGTCAACGTCTCGGCACTGGCCGGGGTCACCGGCAACGCCGGGCAGATCAACTACGCCGCCGCCAAAGCCGGACTGGCCGGGCTCACCAGGACCCTGTGCAAGGAATGGGGTCGGTACAACGTCACGGTGAACACCGTCGCCTTCGGACTCGTCGTGACCCGCGCCAGCAGGCCGATGGACCACGCGGACAACAAGGTGCCGACGATGGACGCTGCCGGCAAGCCGCTGCCCACCGGGGTCAACCCCGAGCTGCTGGCTACGTTGCGGGCGAACATCCCGCTTGGCCGGATGGGTACCGTCGAGGAGGCTGCCGGGGCGGTCTATCTGTTTTGTTCCCCGGAATCGGATTATATCAGCGGTGAGACGGTGAACTGCGGCGGTGGGCTGCTGATCTGA
- a CDS encoding carbamoyltransferase family protein, with translation MLTLGISGNLSSERSDLVPDMPANFCHDASACLVRDGEVLAVIEEERLNRIKKTTKFPVHAIRWCLRDANVSPGDIDAVGYYLPEYFIDRALNHHYFASPQTPRRYSRQLIKERLRESLDWDLPDEMLTYVPHHVSHALPAMAGSGMSEALAVVMDGMGEYVSATVFHARQGELRELASYPSRDSLGQLYFLATSFLGYGVGDEYKVMGLAPYGNPARFRKAFSKLYTLLEDGQYQLHLQDSGILTGNLVERMFFEDEGLFPRQKGEPFAETYCDFAAALQETLEKISLHIMAHWSKLTGIRNLCFSGGVAHNSTLNGLILRSGLFDRVFIPPAAHDGGAGEGAALAVDGEFRKNSRPRRQLRSACLGPSLGGTEEIVATLDLWSSVLAYERRQDIVGHGARLLADGAVLGWATGRSEYGPRALGNRSILADPRPKENRDRINAMIKQREGYRPFAPVVTRAAAATYFEIPDTVANYEFMSFVLPVREEQKEHLGAVTHVDGTARVQVVDEEANERFSRLVARFGEITGTPVLLNTSFNNSFEPIVQSVEDVLTAFLTTELDYLVIEDFVVRRRERSMDLSEFVPEFRPTTRIGTVVDPAAGAARHEIYADYTGGPRHEVSADLHDLLGRADGHRTLRDLAAAAVSSDGGIGAEVHQLWRKRLITLRPLSGK, from the coding sequence ATGTTGACCCTGGGAATCAGCGGTAACCTTTCGAGCGAGCGGTCCGACCTCGTGCCGGACATGCCGGCCAACTTCTGCCATGACGCATCCGCCTGCCTGGTCAGGGATGGCGAAGTGCTGGCGGTCATCGAAGAAGAGCGCCTCAACCGGATAAAGAAGACCACGAAGTTCCCGGTGCACGCGATCCGCTGGTGCCTGCGGGACGCGAACGTGTCGCCCGGTGATATCGACGCGGTGGGGTACTACCTGCCGGAATACTTCATCGACCGGGCACTGAACCATCACTACTTCGCCAGTCCGCAGACACCCCGGCGCTACTCCCGGCAGCTGATCAAGGAGCGGCTGCGGGAATCGCTGGACTGGGATCTGCCCGACGAGATGCTGACCTATGTGCCGCACCATGTTTCGCACGCGTTGCCCGCCATGGCCGGCTCCGGCATGAGCGAAGCCCTCGCCGTCGTCATGGACGGCATGGGCGAATACGTGTCCGCCACGGTTTTCCACGCGCGCCAAGGAGAACTGCGGGAGCTGGCCAGCTACCCGTCACGTGACTCACTCGGCCAGCTGTACTTTCTCGCCACCTCTTTCCTCGGCTATGGCGTTGGCGACGAGTACAAGGTGATGGGGCTCGCGCCGTACGGCAACCCGGCCAGGTTCCGCAAGGCGTTCTCGAAGCTCTACACGCTCTTGGAAGACGGCCAGTACCAGTTGCACCTGCAGGACTCCGGCATCTTGACCGGCAACCTCGTCGAGCGCATGTTCTTCGAGGACGAAGGTCTGTTCCCGCGGCAGAAGGGCGAGCCCTTCGCCGAGACGTACTGCGATTTCGCGGCCGCGCTGCAGGAGACGTTGGAGAAGATCTCCCTGCACATCATGGCGCACTGGTCGAAGCTGACCGGCATCCGGAATCTCTGCTTCTCCGGCGGCGTCGCGCACAACAGCACGCTCAACGGCCTGATTCTCCGGTCCGGCCTCTTCGACCGGGTGTTCATCCCGCCGGCCGCGCACGACGGCGGGGCGGGGGAGGGGGCCGCGCTCGCCGTGGACGGCGAGTTCCGGAAGAACAGCCGGCCCCGGCGGCAACTCAGGTCGGCGTGTCTTGGGCCTTCGCTCGGTGGCACCGAGGAGATCGTGGCGACGCTCGATCTGTGGAGTTCGGTGCTCGCATACGAGCGACGGCAGGACATCGTCGGGCACGGCGCGCGGCTGCTGGCGGACGGCGCTGTCCTCGGCTGGGCGACCGGCCGGTCCGAGTACGGACCGCGGGCACTCGGAAATCGGAGCATCCTCGCCGATCCCCGGCCGAAGGAGAATCGCGACCGGATCAATGCGATGATCAAGCAACGGGAAGGCTACCGGCCGTTCGCCCCGGTGGTGACCCGTGCGGCCGCGGCCACCTACTTCGAAATACCGGACACCGTGGCGAACTACGAGTTCATGTCCTTCGTGCTGCCCGTGCGCGAAGAACAGAAGGAGCATCTTGGCGCGGTGACCCACGTCGACGGCACGGCGCGGGTGCAGGTCGTCGACGAGGAGGCCAACGAGCGGTTCTCCCGGCTGGTGGCCAGGTTCGGCGAGATCACCGGAACGCCCGTGTTGCTGAACACGTCCTTCAACAACAGTTTCGAGCCGATCGTGCAGAGCGTCGAAGACGTGCTGACCGCCTTCCTGACCACGGAGCTGGACTATCTGGTCATCGAGGACTTCGTCGTCCGCCGCCGGGAGCGCTCGATGGATCTCAGCGAGTTCGTGCCCGAGTTTCGTCCCACTACTAGAATCGGCACGGTTGTCGACCCCGCTGCCGGCGCTGCCCGGCATGAGATCTATGCGGACTACACCGGCGGCCCGCGCCACGAGGTCTCGGCCGACCTGCACGATCTGCTGGGTAGGGCGGACGGCCATCGCACCCTTCGGGACCTCGCCGCTGCGGCGGTTTCGAGCGACGGTGGTATCGGGGCCGAAGTGCACCAGCTCTGGCGCAAGCGGCTGATCACCCTACGCCCGCTATCCGGCAAATAG